From Bufo gargarizans isolate SCDJY-AF-19 chromosome 10, ASM1485885v1, whole genome shotgun sequence, the proteins below share one genomic window:
- the DDX28 gene encoding probable ATP-dependent RNA helicase DDX28, with product MHPFCVSYLRAWSPKLVRFLRYSTPSDLPVIRLPRRTLQFLESREKQQTGAVPVPRAGKLLISSRRRELNQFSRETCGLWELPPLVSRGWKHRQSRGDHFTINRQREQRPWPETEGTFHSLPLDPRLVSALDSQGITTPTWIQNQTIPPLLHGKNVLCASETGSGKTLAYIAPIIHRLLCQDDITSPDPRSLVLVPSRELGGQVASVAKRLCAQLGLSVRFVGGGHGRRAVERQLGGGPLDILVATPGALLKALKWGKLGLSDLHYFVLDEADTLFDETFCELVEAILMHAQIASRASDLQGPDRKAQLAVIGATFPRGVAKVLSKVTDLGSIDTIKSKRLHFLMPHVQQVFKKLKGLEKTTELLELLKIQVAEKPGKGVLVFCNSSGTVNWLGYILDDHGIKHARLHGQMPADMRSGIFESFQKGEWDVLVCTDIASRGLDSLRVDTVVNYDFPPALEDYLHRAGRVGRVGSESSGMVVSFVTHAWDVELVQKIETAARKRSSLPGLESSLKAPVDSSDLIKEQ from the coding sequence ATGCATCCGTTTTGTGTCAGTTATTTACGGGCGTGGAGCCCGAAGCTGGTGCGTTTTCTCCGCTATTCTACCCCCAGCGATCTCCCGGTGATTCGCCTCCCGCGTCGGACCCTGCAGTTCCTGGagagcagggagaagcagcagaccGGAGCGGTACCGGTTCCCCGGGCCGGCAAACTGCTGATTAGCTCCCGTAGGCGAGAGCTGAACCAGTTCTCCCGTGAGACGTGCGGCCTCTGGGAGCTGCCGCCTCTGGTGAGCCGCGGCTGGAAGCACAGGCAGTCCCGTGGAGACCACTTCACCATTAACAGGCAGCGGGAACAGCGCCCCTGGCCGGAGACAGAGGGAACCTTTCACTCTCTTCCTCTGGATCCCAGACTGGTGTCGGCTCTGGACTCTCAGGGCATCACGACCCCCACCTGGATCCAGAACCAGACCATCCCTCCTCTGCTACATGGCAAGAACGTGCTGTGCGCCTCCGAGACCGGCAGTGGTAAAACCCTGGCCTATATAGCCCCTATAATACACAGACTCCTGTGCCAGGACGACATCACCTCCCCGGACCCTCGGAGCCTGGTCCTGGTTCCCTCCAGAGAACTCGGAGGCCAGGTGGCCTCTGTGGCTAAAAGACTTTGCGCCCAGTTGGGTTTATCCGTAAGGTTTGTGGGCGGAGGTCATGGGCGCAGAGCTGTGGAGAGGCAGCTCGGTGGCGGTCCATTGGACATATTGGTGGCTACGCCCGGTGCCCTCTTGAAGGCCTTGAAGTGGGGCAAGCTCGGCCTGTCCGATCTTCATTACTTTGTTCTGGACGAGGCTGACACGCTGTTCGACGAGACCTTCTGTGAACTGGTTGAGGCGATTCTCATGCACGCCCAAATCGCCTCTCGGGCTAGTGATCTGCAGGGGCCCGATAGGAAAGCCCAGCTGGCAGTGATTGGAGCCACCTTCCCCCGAGGTGTTGCCAAGGTCCTGAGTAAGGTGACGGATCTTGGCAGCATTGACACCATCAAAAGCAAGAGACTGCATTTCCTAATGCCCCATGTTCAGCAGGTGTTCAAAAAATTGAAGGGACTGGAAAAAACCACCGAACTTCTGGAGCTGCTGAAGATACAGGTTGCGGAGAAACCGGGCAAAGGAGTTCTGGTCTTTTGTAACAGCTCGGGCACAGTGAACTGGCTTGGTTATATACTGGATGACCATGGCATCAAGCACGCCAGGCTTCATGGCCAGATGCCAGCAGACATGCGTTCCGGTATCTTTGAGAGCTTTCAGAAGGGCGAGTGGGACGTGTTGGTCTGCACTGACATCGCCTCACGAGGGCTGGACAGTCTCAGGGTGGACACCGTAGTCAATTATGATTTTCCTCCCGCTTTGGAGGACTACTTACACAGGGCAGGAAGGGTGGGTCGCGTCGGCAGCGAGAGTAGCGGTATGGTAGTGAGTTTTGTCACGCACGCCTGGGATGTTGAACTGGTGCAAAAGATTGAAACCGCCGCTCGAAAGCGAAGCAGTCTCCCAGGGTTAGAGTCCAGCTTAAAGGCGCCCGTGGACTCCAGTGACCTTATTAAAGAGCAATAG